The sequence below is a genomic window from Chitinivibrionales bacterium.
CCCAGTGGCCTGGCAAACCGCCCTTGAAATGTCCATGGCCTTCAGCGTAAACTGGGCGCCTAAAAAATATTTGTTCCTGAGTCCTACGGACTCCACACAAGGTCTGAATGCCGTAAGCAGCAACTTCTGGTCTGATTTCAAAGATTGGAATTACACCAACGACACCAGCTATATCGTGGGGGACGGGGATTGCATTGCATATGGGAATTGTTCGCTTCACCCGGATTCTTGCGCCGGCAGCCGTATGCCGGACTCGGGGACCATTTGGCTTGTGAATTACAATACCAACACCTGGACAATGATACTGCATTTACCCGCGGGCGTAAGGCTTAGCCACCCGGCGGTATGGATATGTCAAGATGCATCGTGCCAAACAGGAACCATTGCACCCGTGCCTGGCAATCACCTGGCGTATCGCGGCATTCCGCTACAAGGCAACAAATACATAGTAGATATTAGAGGCCGCTTCGTGCCGGATGCCCAATCAACATCCAAACTCATGCAAGGCGTCTATTATTCTGTTGCCCCGGACGGACGCTGCAAGCGCATTTTGGTGAGCCATCGATAAAGGAAGTAACCTTCACGGCGAGTGTTCTTTTCGACGCTCGCCGTGAACCCGCCGACGGTGGCCGCCCGGGGTCGAGGAATCTGTCCTCGATTACGGGTTCTTTGAAAAAACCTGCGCCTGAAAAACCCGCCGTTCTTACGCTTCGAGCCGAAGCCACGAGACTGATATTTTTAGATTTGAATTTCCCCGAAAATATCCCCGAATATTTTCTTGTATTTTCCGATTTATTGCATTTCAATTTTTGGCCATAACGAATTGAGATTAACTTACGCAGGCGCGGAGCGCACGCGTCAAGTTGAATCGCTTGTTAGCCGGCAGGCATCGGGCCACCGTCGCGACGTGCCTCCACCAGCGATTCGAGCGGATCGACGAACGACCGCTTCCAGAACGGAAGGCCGAACGTCGCGACCATCCATTCAAACAGCGGCTTGAACCAACGGCGTCGCACAGTAACGAAGTACGTGTATTTGATGCGTGTACCTTCCGGGTCATCGACGAGTAGCAGCTCCTCATCCCCGGTCGTGTTGAAGGTGAGGTTGCGGGTGGTACAGCGGTAGCCTTGACCCGGTAGCAGCATCACCGTGAGCTCGATCTTGGCAGATGGGAGCCATGCGGCAAACGAACCGGCCTCCGCTTCGAGTGTAAGCACATCGCCATCACGCTTCAGGAGTCTGATCGAGCGAGCGATCTTGGGAAAGTGCTCAGGCATTCGCTCGAAGTCCGAGACAATCGCGTAGACCGACGCGCGGTCCGCGTGCACCAGCCAGTCGCCATGAACGGTCACCATATTGGAGTCGGTCATCGCGTAACGCCCTCTTTTATTGTCCGGCTAACGCCGCGCGCTAATATCCCGGACTACGACCGCGTTTTCCCGCCGCAAACCACCAATCTTGTATGAAGAACCAACCGAACGCGAACAAAGGGTGTTTGCAGATGCGGACGGTTATGATTTAGCGCGTTGTTAGGCGGCTTTATTATCTCTTAATCGGCCGCTAGCGTATTTGTGGAGAACGCTGGACATTAAAGTCTGGTAGGGAATGCCATCCTCAATTGCCAAAACCTGAAGTTCAGTCAGGTCTTTTGTCGAAATTCTGATATTAACCCTTTTATCTTTTTTAATGGTATTGCGAGCTGCAGTGCGAAGTCTCGAAATAAGGGCTGCTTGGTGCCTGACGGGTTTTAATTCACCTTTTTCAAATGCGTTCAGAATTTCCTGTTCTTCCTGATCCAAATTGTATTTCATAATTAGCCCCTCCTCAAATATTTCTTGGTGTATTTCCTGCTTGGAATTATCGTTTTTAATAAAAAACCTTTTTCGTGCGGCACAAAAGGAACCATGTAAGCATACCCATCCACATTAATGATCATGATCTTCTGATTCGGATATTTTTCTTTCTTCGGATGGTCCACGATCGCCAGAACATGGTCGGTATGTATTCGCAAAACGATATCTTCAAAGCAGATTCCACGTTCCTTCTTGAGTCGTTCATTCTTTTTAATGTTCCAATAGAAGAAATCCATAGTAGAATTATAACTGATTGTGTGCCTTATGGCAACAACATTTCATTCTTTGTTTTACTGCCTAACGCCGCGCTAATATGCCGGACTACGACCGCATTTTCCCGCCGCAAACCACGAATCTTTCTATGAAGAAACGACCACTCGCGAACCAAAGCTGTTTGCAAATGCGGACGGTCATGATTTAGCGCGTTGTTATGCCTTTTCTCTCTTTTTGCCTTTTTTGAATCGATTTCGTCTTGCCTTCATTAATCCGGTTTGGTGAAAACCGATTCCTGCGAATCCCGTGATTAATCTGTAATTAATTCCGAATTGATTGTCTTTCGCCTCCATTAACGTGCGCCCAACCGTGTGCAGTGGCCTGATCGCCGCGATGTGACGGTGCAGAATGAAACCGTCGGAGGCGTCAAACAAGCTATTGCATCACTTGGGCTGTTGGCCGACAGTTCTTTGCCCCCACACATTTTCTTCTCTTCGCGTGAAGGGGGCCTGTTTTTATAACAAATTATCGGAAAATCGGAATACTCCTTACATAGGTATCCGATCCTGCCCTCATTCTTACGGTATAACAACCTGTGGCTAAATGGCGCGTATCCCATAGTATGCTGTGCGCGCCTGATGCAAGATTCTTATTGATAAGAGTTGCCACTTCATGGCCGGATAGGTCATAAATATTAACCACCACCTGATCTGAATGCGTAAGAGAAAATTCAATGGCTACGATAGGGTTAGTATGGCCCGGAGAGTGTACCCTCAAATATACCTGGTCTAATTTCCCTCGCTGCAGTTTATTGTTAAGTACTCCAACTTCTGAAAGCGACCTGTACCATACACCGCTGCCCCTAGTCCCGGCAAAAATATTGTTGGAGTCCACGCCAAGAGACAGAATTCGTAAATTCGTAAGCCCGGAATTTACTGCAGTCCAGCTTGTTCCATTATTGGTGGATAGAAAGACACCACCACCATCAGTCCCGGCAAAAATATTGCTGCCGCACAGGGCAAGAGACATAACAATGGTATTTGTGAGGCCGGAGTCAACCGTAGTCCAGCTTGTTCCATTATTGGTGGATAGGAAAACACCGTCATCATTAGTACCGGCAAAGATAGTGCTGTCTCTCACTGCGAGAGAATTGACAAATTCTGCAATTGCACCCCCTGTCGTTGTAAGCCCGGAATTTACCGCAGTCCAACTTGTTCCATTATTGGTGGATAGGAAAACGCCACCTTCCGTCCCGGTAAAAATATTGCTGCCGCTCACTGCAAGAGCATGGACATAAACATTCGTAAGCCCGGAATTTGTCGCAGTCCAGTTTGTTCCATTATTCGTGGATAGGAAAACGCCACTCCAAGTCCCGGCGAAAATATTGCTGCCAATAACTGCAAGAGCATATACCTCTTGCGAAAATCCAGCATTTAGGCCGGAATTGACCGTTGCCCAAGAGTAACCCAAATCGTTGGAAAAGTAAATCCCTTTTCCATTTGTGCCGGCAAAGATATTGGCGCCGTTTATTAAAAGAGATTTGACATCTATATTGCTGGCGTACTCGCCATTATTCCAACCATTGCCTAACATGTCCGGCGGCGTCATCCATACACCAAATCCCCCAGTCCCAGCACAGATAACCGCGCCTATTGAAAGTGCATTAATGTTCCACGACGAATCAAACGTTTGTACCCAACCAGCACTTGCCACATGCGTAGAAAAAGCCAGCAACCCCAAGCAAAGAGCAAGCCGAATCAGGAACTTTTTCATATGAACCTTCCCTTCCTTGTAATTGTTGTTTGTTATTATTTTTTCCTGTTCCCCGCGAGTCTTTAATGGGAGGAGGCCAAGAATTTTGGCCAACTCGGTATTGTGTGAAGCGATTCCATCGAATTCCGGCTTGTTCCGGAAAATATCCCCGTGGTAATCATCTTTTCTTGTTCGATTAATTGCCTTTCAATTTCAAGCATAACGCCGCGCTAATATGCCGGACTATGACCGCATTTTCCCTGCGCAAACCACGAATCTTGCTTGAAGAACTAGCCGCCCGCGAGCCAAGGGTGTTTGCAGATGCGGACGGTCATGATTTAGCGC
It includes:
- a CDS encoding SRPBCC family protein encodes the protein MTDSNMVTVHGDWLVHADRASVYAIVSDFERMPEHFPKIARSIRLLKRDGDVLTLEAEAGSFAAWLPSAKIELTVMLLPGQGYRCTTRNLTFNTTGDEELLLVDDPEGTRIKYTYFVTVRRRWFKPLFEWMVATFGLPFWKRSFVDPLESLVEARRDGGPMPAG
- a CDS encoding FlgD immunoglobulin-like domain containing protein translates to MKKFLIRLALCLGLLAFSTHVASAGWVQTFDSSWNINALSIGAVICAGTGGFGVWMTPPDMLGNGWNNGEYASNIDVKSLLINGANIFAGTNGKGIYFSNDLGYSWATVNSGLNAGFSQEVYALAVIGSNIFAGTWSGVFLSTNNGTNWTATNSGLTNVYVHALAVSGSNIFTGTEGGVFLSTNNGTSWTAVNSGLTTTGGAIAEFVNSLAVRDSTIFAGTNDDGVFLSTNNGTSWTTVDSGLTNTIVMSLALCGSNIFAGTDGGGVFLSTNNGTSWTAVNSGLTNLRILSLGVDSNNIFAGTRGSGVWYRSLSEVGVLNNKLQRGKLDQVYLRVHSPGHTNPIVAIEFSLTHSDQVVVNIYDLSGHEVATLINKNLASGAHSILWDTRHLATGCYTVRMRAGSDTYVRSIPIFR